From one Paenibacillus terrae HPL-003 genomic stretch:
- a CDS encoding histidinol-phosphatase, giving the protein MKFDLHTHHFRCGHADGNIRDYIEAGIQSGLQAIGISDHSPYLCSEQDQAFPKIYMAKSQLAEYVEEVQQLQKEYEGRIDVLLGLETDYFPDFAELYRSTLAPYPFDYLIGSIHNVEGDSIFNRNRWNEVSDARKIEVKQAYYSLIQESARSGMFQILGHIDAMKGNFPAFSDIPADEAIDETLKVIAESGVAIEINTSGKTKLSGGWYPSVPILERAHHFGVEVTFGSDAHKPARVGDDWDEVKAMLKDIGFREWVYFKQKRKIAVPL; this is encoded by the coding sequence ATGAAATTTGATCTGCACACCCATCATTTCCGCTGCGGTCATGCAGACGGTAATATTCGGGATTATATCGAAGCTGGCATTCAGTCCGGTTTACAGGCTATTGGTATTTCGGACCATTCCCCCTACTTATGCAGCGAGCAGGATCAGGCTTTTCCAAAAATTTATATGGCGAAATCGCAGCTTGCCGAGTATGTAGAAGAGGTACAGCAGCTACAGAAGGAATACGAAGGCCGTATTGACGTGCTGCTCGGATTAGAAACGGATTATTTCCCTGATTTTGCAGAACTGTACCGTTCCACCCTGGCCCCTTATCCGTTCGACTACCTTATTGGGTCGATCCACAATGTTGAGGGAGACAGCATTTTTAACCGTAACCGTTGGAACGAAGTAAGTGATGCTCGCAAAATTGAAGTCAAGCAAGCTTACTATTCGCTCATTCAGGAATCTGCGCGGAGTGGTATGTTTCAGATTTTGGGTCATATCGACGCCATGAAGGGGAATTTCCCTGCTTTCTCAGATATTCCTGCCGATGAAGCGATTGATGAAACCTTGAAAGTGATTGCAGAATCCGGTGTAGCGATTGAAATTAACACTTCAGGTAAAACCAAGCTCAGTGGCGGTTGGTACCCGTCCGTTCCTATTTTAGAAAGAGCGCATCATTTTGGCGTAGAGGTCACTTTTGGTTCAGATGCCCATAAACCTGCTCGAGTAGGCGATGATTGGGACGAAGTGAAGGCGATGTTGAAGGATATTGGCTTCCGCGAATGGGTTTATTTTAAACAAAAACGTAAAATTGCGGTGCCGCTTTAA
- a CDS encoding DEAD/DEAH box helicase, producing MTLNFESLGVEQDLLTKLAEHEITQPSPVQAQAIPEMIKGRHVLARSQTGTGKTLAYLLPLLQAIDPQKKATQKLILAPSQELAMQIVREGRRYGEHRGIRVLGLIGGAAVNRQIEKLKDHPQLVVGTPGRVRELIASKKLKMHNITTIVIDEVDQMFQLGGAGDVTNILGTAQRDRQLVFLSATLNDEIQALAKREMQDYVEIGIDPDQKTASGLEHYYFVSEERDKEDMLRRLVRHFNPRKALVFVNTTNAIGEIEAKLKHMGLTTASLYGDADKVTRTNVLAQFRADKLKVLIASDVAARGLDIEGLEMVIHFDPATDSQAYVHRAGRTGRMGRKGLVASVVTDRETFIMRKFSRELGIDIAERALHGGRVVVPRPVDAKRAPVRPSEARSTSDGAPVESRKASARGENGRPGRTVANGSASGKSKGAALSKAGKAQRERDRKNKGAPRWLKEKGQSRTDK from the coding sequence ATGACATTGAATTTTGAATCGCTCGGTGTTGAACAAGACCTGTTGACCAAGCTGGCCGAGCATGAGATTACGCAGCCTTCGCCTGTTCAGGCGCAGGCTATACCAGAAATGATCAAGGGTAGGCATGTATTGGCGCGTTCGCAGACTGGCACAGGGAAGACGCTGGCTTATTTGCTGCCGCTGCTGCAAGCCATTGACCCGCAGAAAAAGGCTACGCAAAAGCTGATCCTAGCTCCCAGTCAGGAGCTGGCGATGCAAATTGTACGCGAAGGCCGGCGTTATGGGGAGCATCGCGGCATCCGTGTGCTCGGCCTGATCGGTGGAGCGGCAGTCAATCGCCAGATCGAGAAGCTAAAGGACCATCCGCAGCTTGTGGTTGGCACACCGGGACGTGTACGGGAACTCATCGCTTCCAAGAAGCTGAAAATGCACAACATTACAACCATCGTCATCGACGAGGTGGATCAGATGTTCCAGCTCGGCGGAGCAGGCGATGTCACGAACATCTTGGGCACCGCCCAGCGTGACCGTCAGTTAGTATTTTTGTCCGCAACGCTGAACGACGAAATTCAAGCGCTGGCCAAGCGGGAAATGCAGGATTACGTGGAAATCGGGATTGATCCCGACCAGAAGACGGCCAGCGGTTTGGAACACTATTACTTTGTATCCGAAGAACGGGATAAGGAAGACATGCTGCGCCGATTGGTGCGTCATTTTAATCCGAGAAAAGCACTGGTGTTCGTCAATACAACCAATGCCATCGGGGAGATTGAGGCCAAGCTCAAGCATATGGGACTGACTACAGCATCCCTATATGGCGATGCGGACAAAGTTACACGTACTAACGTGCTGGCCCAGTTTCGTGCGGACAAGCTCAAGGTGCTGATTGCTTCCGATGTGGCAGCTCGTGGTCTGGATATTGAGGGACTGGAAATGGTGATCCATTTTGATCCGGCTACGGACAGTCAGGCTTATGTTCACCGTGCGGGACGCACTGGACGCATGGGGCGTAAAGGACTGGTTGCGTCGGTTGTTACCGACCGTGAAACATTCATCATGCGTAAATTTTCTCGTGAACTGGGCATCGACATTGCGGAGCGTGCGTTGCACGGAGGCCGGGTTGTCGTACCGCGTCCGGTGGATGCCAAGCGTGCGCCTGTAAGGCCATCCGAAGCCAGATCTACTTCCGACGGAGCACCAGTGGAAAGCCGCAAGGCATCTGCCCGCGGTGAGAATGGACGTCCTGGCAGAACTGTGGCAAATGGCTCGGCTTCAGGCAAGAGCAAAGGAGCGGCTTTGTCCAAAGCAGGGAAAGCGCAGCGCGAGCGTGATCGTAAAAACAAGGGAGCGCCAAGATGGCTGAAGGAAAAAGGTCAAAGCCGAACGGATAAGTGA
- a CDS encoding ABC transporter ATP-binding protein has translation MEQQPVLQINGLTGGYSAKRPVLHQISLDVKPGEMVGLIGLNGAGKSTTMKHILGLMTPQAGEIRVQGHKQTENPEQYQGAIAFVPESPELYPEMTVMEHMEFTARAYGVSEANFRTRSDQMLDLFRMRDKSGSMSMHLSKGMRQKVMIMCAFLAGPPLYVIDEPFLGLDPLGIRSLLDFMLEMKRSGSSILLSSHILSTIENYCDRFIVLHQGAIIAQGTLDEVTAQAGKPGMPLEDAFYELVQGRE, from the coding sequence ATGGAACAACAGCCTGTATTGCAAATTAATGGACTGACAGGCGGATACAGCGCCAAGCGCCCGGTGCTGCACCAGATTTCTCTGGATGTGAAGCCGGGCGAAATGGTGGGGCTGATCGGTCTAAACGGAGCCGGGAAAAGTACGACGATGAAGCATATTTTGGGTCTGATGACACCACAGGCGGGAGAAATCCGCGTACAGGGACATAAGCAGACGGAAAATCCCGAGCAGTATCAGGGAGCCATTGCTTTTGTACCCGAGTCTCCAGAATTGTATCCCGAAATGACCGTGATGGAGCATATGGAATTCACCGCCAGAGCGTATGGAGTCAGTGAAGCTAATTTCCGCACCCGTAGTGACCAAATGCTGGACTTGTTCCGTATGCGGGATAAGAGCGGAAGCATGTCGATGCATCTCTCCAAAGGGATGCGCCAGAAAGTGATGATTATGTGCGCATTTTTGGCGGGGCCGCCACTGTATGTCATTGATGAGCCATTTTTGGGTCTGGACCCGCTCGGTATTCGTTCTCTGCTTGATTTTATGCTGGAAATGAAGCGCTCGGGCTCGTCCATTTTACTTAGTTCTCATATTTTGTCCACGATTGAAAATTATTGTGATCGTTTCATTGTGCTTCATCAGGGTGCCATCATTGCACAGGGCACGCTGGACGAAGTGACAGCACAGGCGGGTAAGCCGGGCATGCCGCTGGAAGATGCATTTTATGAGCTGGTACAGGGCAGGGAATGA
- a CDS encoding helix-turn-helix domain-containing protein, protein MELIIKLKDVMKERGITQLQLAKMANVRQAAISELCRNAREEVNLAMLTRIAIALDIKDISDLMQFDETE, encoded by the coding sequence ATGGAACTGATCATAAAACTTAAAGACGTTATGAAAGAAAGAGGCATCACTCAGTTACAATTAGCAAAAATGGCAAATGTCCGGCAAGCTGCAATATCGGAATTATGCAGAAATGCTCGGGAAGAAGTGAATTTAGCAATGCTAACAAGGATCGCCATCGCTTTAGACATTAAGGACATATCAGATTTAATGCAATTCGATGAGACAGAGTAG
- a CDS encoding LysR family transcriptional regulator, which translates to MNISQLETLIMISKTMSFRKAGELLNLTQPAVSAQIKSLEDEFKTILIDRNQPVTLTDRGAVFLEHAERILSVVEELRQKLYDLNETPQGHIALGTTTSIAIQILPRVLSYFQDQFPLIKTSIQSMASSMIYQQVENGLIDVGIGYLIERNPNLSTSILYYDSFELVVSPTHPLASQPHATIEALREIPLILLSPDTVGRKFVDDVFKKHQIVPHVVIELSSSEEVKRMVEINLGAAIISRLSVTPELRAGTLKMIQITELEVSHPVGVIYKSGRYLNSAMQQFLSDLKGMPETNFISSE; encoded by the coding sequence ATGAACATCAGTCAACTTGAAACACTTATCATGATTTCCAAAACAATGAGCTTCCGCAAAGCCGGAGAACTTCTCAATTTGACGCAGCCGGCGGTATCCGCCCAAATCAAAAGTTTGGAGGACGAGTTCAAGACCATTCTGATCGACCGTAACCAACCCGTCACCCTGACCGACCGAGGGGCTGTTTTTTTGGAACATGCTGAGCGGATCTTGAGTGTTGTCGAGGAACTGCGGCAGAAATTGTACGATCTGAACGAAACGCCACAGGGTCATATTGCACTGGGCACTACGACGTCCATCGCCATTCAAATTTTACCGCGAGTACTTTCCTACTTTCAGGATCAATTCCCACTCATCAAAACCTCCATTCAATCCATGGCTTCCTCCATGATTTATCAGCAGGTGGAGAACGGGCTTATTGATGTTGGCATCGGTTACTTGATCGAGCGTAATCCAAATTTGAGCACTTCGATTTTGTATTACGATTCCTTTGAGCTTGTCGTATCGCCCACTCATCCATTGGCCTCCCAACCGCATGCAACCATTGAAGCCCTTCGGGAAATTCCACTTATTCTGCTCTCACCCGATACGGTAGGACGAAAATTCGTGGATGATGTATTTAAAAAACACCAAATTGTGCCTCATGTCGTGATTGAGTTGTCCAGCAGCGAGGAAGTCAAACGGATGGTCGAGATTAATCTTGGCGCTGCCATTATCTCCAGGCTGTCAGTCACTCCTGAGCTACGCGCGGGTACGTTGAAAATGATTCAGATTACCGAGCTGGAGGTTAGCCATCCGGTAGGGGTCATTTACAAATCCGGCCGATATCTGAATTCTGCCATGCAGCAGTTTCTAAGCGATTTAAAAGGTATGCCGGAGACCAATTTTATCAGTTCTGAATAA
- a CDS encoding GTP pyrophosphokinase — translation MYLEDPMDKIKKLKHDITRFMLIYKFALDEMETKIEILKQEFQALHDYSPIEHTKSRLKSPESIMNKMLRKKSEFSLAAVKDHIKDIAGLRITCSFISDIYDVSNMLQRQNDLKVLEIKDYIKNPKPNGYQSLHLLIQVPVFMSDCQELVCVEVQIRTIAMDFWASLEHKIFYKYNQSVPESLTRELKNAADSANALDLQMERLHREIKEIKDARAEEDSMEEIRKIIINNQQFTVPANFLKLLVE, via the coding sequence ATGTATCTGGAAGACCCGATGGACAAGATTAAAAAGCTGAAACATGATATCACGCGTTTTATGCTGATCTATAAATTTGCGCTCGACGAGATGGAAACCAAGATTGAAATATTAAAGCAGGAATTTCAGGCGTTGCACGATTATAGCCCTATTGAGCACACCAAATCGCGTCTAAAATCCCCTGAGAGCATCATGAACAAAATGCTTCGTAAAAAAAGCGAGTTTTCCCTTGCTGCCGTCAAGGATCATATTAAAGATATCGCGGGACTGCGCATTACCTGCTCTTTTATTTCTGACATCTATGATGTTAGCAACATGCTTCAGAGACAGAATGACTTGAAGGTGCTGGAAATCAAGGATTACATCAAAAATCCCAAACCAAATGGCTACCAAAGTCTGCATCTGCTGATCCAGGTTCCTGTATTCATGTCAGACTGTCAGGAGTTGGTCTGCGTGGAGGTACAGATTCGAACGATTGCGATGGATTTCTGGGCCAGTCTGGAGCATAAAATCTTTTATAAATACAACCAGTCCGTTCCCGAAAGCCTGACACGCGAATTAAAAAATGCGGCAGATTCAGCCAATGCGCTCGATCTCCAAATGGAACGGCTGCATCGTGAAATCAAGGAGATTAAAGACGCCAGAGCTGAAGAAGACTCTATGGAAGAGATTCGGAAGATTATCATTAATAATCAGCAATTTACGGTGCCAGCCAACTTTCTGAAGCTACTTGTGGAGTAA
- a CDS encoding SDR family NAD(P)-dependent oxidoreductase, whose amino-acid sequence MSTLQNKVVVITGASSGIGALCARLLSEKGAIPILTARSQERLEQVSAGISGRHELIPLDVTRQEQVEAVAAQVLEQYGRVDILLNNAGYGKFEYFHETDLTEFEQMMDVNYLGAVRCIKAFLPQMTARGTGQIVNVASMAGKIGTAKSSSYTATKHALLGFSNALRQELRGSGVTITTINPGPIDTPFFDLADPSGGYVRNVSWFMLKPDKVAQHIVRAMELRKEEVNLPRWISPFLKLYQLAPRLTDRLGHGVMNKK is encoded by the coding sequence ATGAGTACATTGCAAAACAAGGTGGTTGTCATTACAGGCGCATCCAGTGGAATTGGTGCCCTTTGCGCACGGTTGCTGAGCGAAAAGGGTGCGATACCTATTTTGACGGCTCGTTCGCAGGAACGGCTGGAACAAGTGTCGGCGGGAATTAGCGGCAGGCATGAGCTGATCCCTCTGGATGTCACTCGTCAGGAGCAGGTAGAGGCCGTGGCTGCCCAGGTGCTGGAGCAGTACGGACGGGTCGATATTTTGCTCAACAACGCAGGTTACGGGAAGTTTGAGTATTTTCATGAAACAGACCTGACGGAGTTCGAGCAAATGATGGATGTGAACTATTTGGGCGCTGTCCGCTGTATCAAGGCGTTTCTGCCGCAGATGACAGCGCGAGGTACGGGACAGATCGTCAATGTGGCATCCATGGCCGGCAAAATCGGGACAGCTAAATCGTCCTCCTACACAGCAACGAAGCATGCGCTGCTAGGGTTCAGCAATGCGCTTCGACAGGAGCTGCGCGGGAGCGGAGTTACGATAACAACGATTAACCCCGGACCGATTGACACGCCGTTTTTTGACCTCGCTGATCCTTCGGGCGGATATGTTCGTAATGTAAGCTGGTTTATGCTAAAGCCGGACAAGGTGGCACAGCACATCGTGAGAGCGATGGAGCTTCGCAAGGAGGAGGTTAATCTGCCACGGTGGATATCTCCTTTTCTCAAGCTGTACCAGCTTGCTCCCAGACTAACCGACAGGCTGGGCCATGGCGTGATGAACAAAAAATAA
- a CDS encoding chemotaxis protein CheX, with protein sequence MKAEVINPFLESARRVIEQLIQISPSPGDLGVKNVELVEDHIWIMIGMTGQLSGNIVFGLNEQVALRMVSAMMGGFVLTEIDEMGKSAISELGNMISGSASTILSNQGIVVDITPPQVMKSENLTSFVPQRALYIPLTMEGIGELDIQVMIS encoded by the coding sequence GTGAAGGCAGAAGTGATAAATCCTTTTTTGGAGTCGGCGCGGCGGGTCATTGAACAATTGATCCAAATCTCTCCCTCACCCGGCGATCTCGGTGTGAAAAATGTCGAGCTGGTGGAAGACCATATTTGGATTATGATCGGGATGACCGGACAGCTTAGCGGAAATATTGTGTTCGGTCTGAATGAACAGGTAGCGTTGCGCATGGTGTCGGCGATGATGGGCGGATTCGTTTTGACTGAAATTGATGAGATGGGCAAAAGCGCTATTTCGGAATTGGGCAATATGATCAGCGGTAGTGCCAGCACGATTTTGTCCAATCAGGGGATTGTAGTTGACATTACGCCTCCGCAGGTCATGAAGTCGGAAAACTTGACCTCCTTCGTACCTCAGCGTGCCCTTTATATTCCGCTTACAATGGAAGGAATTGGTGAGCTGGATATTCAGGTGATGATCTCTTAA
- a CDS encoding IS5 family transposase (programmed frameshift) — translation MIQRRYEISDEQWDQIKGMFPPYKTGRPSKLSERTMFNAFLWIARSGAAWRDLPEERYGSWKTVYSRFCKWRDTGLLVTIFQSLQIEPDFENLSIDSTSVKAHQHSAGAKKNVEGHEVNQHIGVSRGGKTTKLHTVVDGLGNPLAFLLTGGQVYDSVPAIDLLQKLDITGSHILGDKAYGSQAIRNWITAKQASYTIPPKANSQNPWKVDWYRYKERHLVECFFNKIKHFRRVATRYDKLAKSFLAFVYVAAIFKLTQ, via the exons ATGATTCAAAGACGGTACGAAATAAGCGATGAACAGTGGGATCAAATTAAGGGCATGTTTCCACCCTACAAAACAGGACGTCCGTCAAAATTAAGTGAACGAACCATGTTTAACGCTTTTCTATGGATCGCTCGAAGTGGTGCTGCCTGGCGTGATCTACCGGAGGAACGCTATGGTTCATGGAAAACGGTCTACAGTCGCTTTTGCAAGTGGCGAGATACCGGACTGCTTGTCACTATCTTCCAATCTCTCCAGATCGAACCTGACTTTGAAAACTTGAGCATTGATTCTACATCGGTCAAAGCCCATCAACATAGTGCCGGTGCTA AAAAAAACGTTGAAGGACACGAAGTGAATCAACACATCGGCGTCAGTCGTGGCGGAAAGACAACCAAACTTCACACGGTCGTCGATGGATTAGGAAATCCCCTCGCTTTTCTTCTGACGGGTGGTCAAGTCTATGATTCTGTTCCAGCGATCGATTTACTTCAGAAGCTTGATATTACAGGAAGTCATATTCTTGGCGACAAAGCCTATGGCTCACAAGCGATTCGGAATTGGATTACAGCTAAGCAGGCATCCTACACCATCCCGCCTAAAGCGAATAGTCAAAACCCTTGGAAAGTCGATTGGTATCGTTACAAAGAACGCCACTTAGTGGAGTGCTTTTTCAATAAAATCAAACACTTTCGCCGTGTGGCTACTCGTTACGACAAGTTGGCCAAGTCATTCTTGGCGTTTGTATACGTAGCTGCCATTTTCAAATTGACTCAATGA